From one Triticum urartu cultivar G1812 chromosome 3, Tu2.1, whole genome shotgun sequence genomic stretch:
- the LOC125542610 gene encoding mediator of RNA polymerase II transcription subunit 9-like — MDHHHPPPLPQQHGDHYRPLVLSPQPDHAHALQYQQPPQQQATPPPQHHHPSLASHFHLLHLVTRLGDAIATGARDQAFDALVEELTSQFARSQQLLNSISGTLSSKSVTVEGQMQSLEETRQLLDQRKDLIAKYKSSVEDLLKGDPTR, encoded by the exons ATGGACCATCACCACCCGCCGCCGCTCCCGCAGCAGCACGGCGACCACTACCGGCCGCTGGTGCTCTCCCCGCAGCCCGACCATGCCCACGCCCTTCAGTACCAGCAGCCGCCGCAGCAGCAGGCGACGCCGCCGCCGCAGCACCACCACCCCTCGCTCGCGTCCCACTTCCACCTCCTCCAC TTGGTGACAAGATTAGGTGATGCGATTGCAACAGGCGCAAGGGATCAAGCTTTTGATGCATTG GTTGAAGAATTGACCAGTCAATTCGCCAGGAGCCAACAGTTATTGAACTCCATTTCAGGAACACTAAGCTCAAAATCTGTT ACGGTTGAAGGACAAATGCAAAGTTTGGAAGAAACCCGTCAGCTGCTTGATCAAAGAAA GGATTTGATCGCGAAATACAAAAGCTCGGTGGAAGACCTCCTTAAGGGGGATCCAACAAGATAA